The following are from one region of the Corylus avellana chromosome ca1, CavTom2PMs-1.0 genome:
- the LOC132167258 gene encoding transcription termination factor MTEF1, chloroplastic translates to MLHSLSLTTLSSSSPAKTPTPNSLSPSPTPKPLYLKFRTSYRDNLRYLRALRILNPATKNNKKPPSPDDVNHVLATVDFLKSKGFTDPDFARLAFLCPLLFSSTFEPTDVAPVFDFLSADLSASPEQSRGLILRCPRILFSDVEFCLRPTLNYLKQLGVEDLSSPTNLNAHLLNTRTDRLRTKIGFLRSIGFSHEEATRACVRLPAIFGYSIDNNLWPKYIYLVDEMERSVEELIGFPQYFGFSLEKRIAPRHLHLKERNVHLPLNRMLLWGDQKFFAKWK, encoded by the coding sequence ATGCTTCACAGTCTCTCCCTCACAACCCTCTCTTCCTCCTCTCCGGCCAAAACCCCAAcccccaactctctctctccctctcccaccCCCAAACCTCTCTACCTCAAATTCCGCACATCCTACCGCGACAACCTCCGTTACCTCAGAGCCCTCCGCATACTCAACCCCGCCaccaaaaacaacaagaagcCTCCCTCTCCGGACGACGTCAACCACGTCCTCGCCACCGTAGACTTCCTCAAGTCCAAGGGCTTCACCGACCCCGACTTCGCTCGCCTCGCCTTCCTCTGCCCCCTGCTCTTCTCCTCCACCTTCGAGCCCACCGACGTCGCTCCAGTCTTCGACTTCCTGTCCGCCGACCTCTCCGCTTCCCCCGAACAGTCCCGCGGCCTGATCCTCCGCTGCCCCCGCATTCTCTTCTCCGACGTCGAGTTCTGTCTCCGGCCAACTCTCAATTACCTGAAGCAGTTGGGGGTGGAGGATCTGAGCTCGCCCACTAACCTGAACGCCCATCTTCTGAACACGCGAACGGATAGGCTGCGAACGAAGATTGGGTTCCTGCGGAGCATAGGGTTCTCGCACGAGGAGGCGACGAGGGCTTGTGTGAGATTGCCGGCGATTTTTGGGTACAGCATTGATAACAACTTGTGGCCCAAGTACATCTATTTGGTGGATGAGATGGAGAGGAGTGTGGAGGAGCTGATTGGGTTTCCTCAGTACTTTGGGTTTAGCCTGGAGAAGCGGATCGCTCCGAGACATTTGCATTTGAAAGAGAGGAATGTTCACCTTCCTTTGAATAGAATGTTGCTATGGGGCGACCAAAAATTTTTTGCCAAGTGGAAGTga
- the LOC132167257 gene encoding cytochrome c biogenesis protein CCS1, chloroplastic, with amino-acid sequence MEALNPSLTKTLFFKSYPLRSTFTPQLVPYIAKTQRLHGSRVLSFALTCKLKTPQDVNNKDKTVSKKIVLSDTAPPLEEEGGGGTGNGKVPAKSRSGGGVMRLVKRFPRRVLTILSNLPLAIGEMFTVAVLMALGTFIDQGEAPDFYFQKFPEENPVLGFFTWRWVLTLGFDHMYSSPIFLGTLVLLGASLMACTYTTQIPLVKVARRWKFLSSTEAIRKQEYSDILPRASIQDLGVILMGSGYEVFLKGPSLYAFKGLAGRFAPIGVHLAMLLIMAGGTLSAVGSFRGLVTVPQGLNFVVGDVLGPSGFLSTPTEAFNTEVHVNRFFMDYYDSGEVLQFHTDLSLFDLDGKEVMRKTISVNDPLRFGGITIYQTDWSFSALQILKNDEGPFNLAMAPLKLNGDKKLFGTFLPVGDAESPSVKGISMLARDLQSIVLYDQEGKFVGVRRPSSKLPIDIDGTKIVIVDAIGSSGLDLKTDPGVPVVYAGFGALMLTTCISYLSHSQIWALQDGTTVIVGGKTNRAKGEFPEEMNCLLDRVPEIVESSLSKEASRNSG; translated from the exons ATGGAGGCTTTGAACCCATCTCTAACCAAGACCCTTTTCTTCAAATCCTATCCTCTCCGTTCCACCTTCACACCCCAGCTCGTCCCCTACATCGCCAAAACTCAGAGGCTCCACGGTTCAAGAGTTCTCTCATTCGCCTTGACTTGCAAGCTGAAGACCCCTCAAGATGTCAACAACAAGGACAAGACCGTATCCAAGAAGATTGTGCTGTCGGACACGGCGCCGCCGCTGGAGGAGGAAGGTGGTGGAGGCACTGGAAATGGGAAGGTTCCGGCAAAGTCAAGGAGTGGAGGTGGTGTGATGAGGCTGGTTAAGAGGTTCCCCAGAAGGGTTCTGACGATTCTGTCTAATCTGCCTTTGGCTATTGGAGAAATGTTCACTGTTGCTGTTCTAATGGCCCTGG GTACTTTCATTGATCAAGGTGAAGCTCCAGActtctattttcaaaaattcCCTGAAGAAAATCCCGTATTGGGCTTCTTCACTTGGAGATGGGTTCTCACCCTTGGGTTTGACCACATGTACTCGTCCCCCATTTTTCTTGGAACATTGGTTCTCCTGGGTGCATCACTGATGGCGTGCACTTATACAACACAGATCCCCCTGGTTAAGGTCGCAAGAAG ATGGAAATTTTTAAGCTCTACCGAGGCTATCCGCAAGCAGGAATATTCAGACATTCTGCCCAGAGCATCAATTCAAGATTTAGGTGTTATTCTAATGGGATCTGGATATGAG GTATTCTTGAAAGGACCATCCTTATATGCCTTTAAGGGGCTTGCTGGTCGGTTTGCCCCTATTGGAGTACATTTAGCAATGCTACTGATAATGGCTGGTGGAACTCTTAGTGCTGTTGGGAGCTTCAGAGGTTTGGTCACCGTTCCACAGGGGCTGAATTTTGTTGTTGGGGATGTATTAGGTCCAAGTGGGTTTCTCTCTACTCCAACTGAAGCTTTCAATACCGAGGTTCATGTCAACAGATTCTTCATGGACTACTATGACAGTGGAGAG GTATTACAGTTTCACACTGATCTTTCACTGTTTGACCTTGATGGGAAGGAGGTaatgaggaaaacaattagCGTAAATGATCCTTTAAGGTTTGGTGGGATTACTATATACCAGACAGATTGGAGTTTTTCAGCACTGCAAATACTTAAGAATGATGAAGGACCTTTTAATCTGGCTATGGCACCTCTAAAGCTCAACGGAGACAAGAAGCTTTTTGGGACCTTCTTACCTGTTGGAGATGCTGAATCTCCTAGTGTTAAGGGAAT ATCCATGCTTGCTCGTGATCTACAATCAATCGTCCTGTATGATCAGGAAGGAAAATTTGTTGGAGTTCGACGGCCTAGCTCTAAGCTCCCAATTGATATAGATGGTACAAAAATTGTTATTGTAGATGCAATCGGCAGTAGTGGCCTTGACTTGAAG ACTGACCCCGGGGTGCCAGTTGTTTATGCTGGATTTGGTGCTCTAATGCTCACAACTTGCATCAGTTATCTATCTCATTCACAG ATTTGGGCCTTACAAGATGGAACAACAGTTATTGTTGGAGGAAAAACTAACCGAGCAAAGGGTGAATTCCCAGAGGAGATGAATTGCTTGCTTGATCGGGTCCCAGAAATAGTTGAATCATCTCTTTCCAAGGAAGCTAGTAGAAATAGTGGCTAG